A stretch of Clostridium formicaceticum DNA encodes these proteins:
- a CDS encoding cysteine hydrolase family protein codes for MSLVGYVVIFLVGIGILLALFLRHVGKKMYTSTKGEIIKKYENPRKALLVIDVQEGITGRMALKPYKDTEEKIKMINKVIQHASDTGVEVVYIRHAFKDSFIYRMLTRGRLIEGHPGVEIDSRIKVISENNFTKNISDAFSNVDLDKFLITNQVNELYLVGLDAVYCVYYTAIGALNRGYKVNVIEEAILTHKTQEEVAKLYQKSGIKLSSSKTLTEKEIY; via the coding sequence ATGTCCTTAGTTGGTTATGTTGTAATTTTTCTTGTAGGTATAGGAATTTTACTTGCTTTGTTTTTGAGACATGTTGGTAAAAAGATGTATACTTCTACTAAAGGCGAAATAATAAAGAAATATGAAAATCCCCGTAAAGCCCTTTTGGTAATTGATGTACAAGAAGGTATTACTGGCAGGATGGCGCTGAAACCCTATAAAGATACTGAAGAAAAGATTAAAATGATCAATAAAGTAATTCAACATGCTTCTGACACAGGAGTGGAAGTGGTTTATATTAGACATGCATTTAAAGACAGCTTTATTTATAGAATGCTAACACGCGGCAGATTAATTGAGGGGCACCCAGGCGTTGAAATTGATTCAAGAATTAAGGTAATAAGTGAAAATAATTTTACAAAAAACATATCGGACGCTTTTTCAAATGTGGATTTAGATAAATTTTTAATAACTAACCAAGTAAACGAGCTTTACCTTGTTGGTCTAGATGCAGTATACTGCGTATATTACACTGCTATAGGAGCCTTGAATCGAGGTTATAAAGTGAATGTCATTGAAGAAGCGATATTGACACATAAAACACAGGAAGAGGTAGCTAAACTTTATCAGAAAAGTGGAATAAAGCTATCTTCTAGCAAAACATTGACGGAAAAAGAAATCTATTGA
- the queC gene encoding 7-cyano-7-deazaguanine synthase QueC, whose amino-acid sequence MKKAVVLLSGGLDSTTCMAVVKNEGYELYPISFNYNQRHKRELALAKKIAAYYGAEEHEIISMENVGGSALTDMSIDVPVYKGDHHIPITYVPARNILFLSYALGYAEVIGAEAIVIGVSAVDYSGYPDCRPEFIEAFQKIVDVGTAAGVEGKSIKIITPLIHLSKAETIKLGHQLQVPYHLTTSCYNGEEKACGVCDSCVLRLKGFEEAKLEDPIAYK is encoded by the coding sequence ATGAAAAAAGCAGTAGTACTATTATCAGGAGGGTTAGATAGCACAACCTGTATGGCAGTTGTGAAAAATGAAGGCTATGAGCTGTATCCAATTTCCTTTAATTACAACCAAAGACATAAGAGAGAATTAGCACTGGCTAAAAAAATTGCTGCCTATTATGGCGCAGAAGAACATGAAATTATTTCCATGGAAAATGTAGGGGGTAGTGCATTGACGGATATGTCAATAGATGTGCCAGTCTATAAAGGAGATCATCATATTCCTATTACTTATGTACCAGCTAGGAATATTTTGTTTTTAAGTTATGCATTAGGCTATGCAGAAGTCATAGGAGCAGAGGCGATTGTGATAGGTGTCAGCGCGGTGGACTACAGTGGGTACCCTGATTGTAGACCAGAGTTTATTGAAGCCTTTCAAAAAATAGTGGATGTTGGAACAGCAGCAGGTGTTGAAGGAAAATCTATTAAAATTATAACACCTCTGATTCATTTAAGTAAAGCGGAAACCATCAAACTAGGCCATCAACTGCAAGTCCCCTACCATTTAACCACTAGCTGTTATAATGGGGAAGAAAAAGCTTGTGGCGTGTGTGATAGCTGTGTGTTAAGGCTAAAGGGCTTTGAGGAAGCAAAATTAGAAGATCCCATTGCGTATAAATAA
- a CDS encoding 7-carboxy-7-deazaguanine synthase QueE: MLKVNEIFLSIQGEGISTGYPTVFLRLAGCNLRCRYCDTSYSYAEGEEMTVEEVFKKVTSYGYKRVCLTGGEPLLQQEIKILLAALKEYEINIETNGSVDICLFPLGENHRFTMDIKTPSSGEADSNCLSNFKYLREKDEIKIVLGDYQDYLWARDLLKQHYKKGIITFSPIYNRIDPKKIVQWMLEDRIDARFQLQLHKILWHPEARGV, translated from the coding sequence ATGCTGAAAGTTAATGAGATATTTTTAAGTATACAAGGAGAGGGGATTTCTACAGGCTATCCTACTGTGTTTCTTAGATTGGCTGGCTGCAATCTGCGATGTCGTTATTGCGATACCAGCTACTCCTATGCAGAAGGGGAGGAAATGACGGTAGAGGAAGTCTTTAAAAAAGTAACCTCCTATGGTTATAAAAGAGTTTGTTTGACAGGGGGAGAACCGTTACTACAGCAGGAAATAAAGATACTTTTAGCAGCCTTGAAGGAATATGAAATAAATATTGAGACAAATGGGTCCGTGGATATTTGTTTATTTCCCCTTGGAGAGAATCATCGCTTTACCATGGATATAAAAACACCTTCTTCTGGTGAAGCAGATAGTAATTGTTTAAGCAATTTTAAATATCTTCGTGAAAAGGATGAAATAAAAATCGTCCTTGGGGATTATCAAGATTATTTATGGGCAAGGGATCTTTTAAAACAACATTATAAAAAAGGGATCATTACTTTTTCTCCCATTTATAATAGGATTGATCCTAAAAAAATAGTTCAGTGGATGCTGGAGGACAGGATAGATGCACGTTTTCAATTGCAGCTTCACAAGATTCTATGGCATCCAGAGGCAAGAGGAGTTTAA
- a CDS encoding MATE family efflux transporter, which produces METKLNEKDKQKQMILSENLWKVMYSISWPAVIAMVLYGLNSVFDAIFVGRFVGETALAGVSIAYPLSQITLGLGSLIGVGAGSALSIALGAKDKETQKKILGNVNYLAIVVTVIYVILALLLTTPLVKVMGGVGDALEIGRTYFQITVIGALFWIYGLAGNMIVRAEGKMKTAALIMALGLMVNITANYILIVVMDMGVAGAAWGTNLGMFVYTAAGFIYFAKGKASFEAHSFKFFRDKKMIKDIFSMGMPSLIMSVMSLVQAVVVFNALSRYGSTYDLALYGAIYRIFTLLLTPIFGLMRALQPVIGINYGAKNNLRVISSFKIFAIASTLMMLPFWIITMLVPEAVLGLMFTNKIFDATSLLYFRTYMALLSILPVIFMMMTFYPAINTRKTSRNNRYCTTIDFLYTCNVIESNFYL; this is translated from the coding sequence TTGGAAACAAAATTAAATGAAAAAGACAAACAGAAACAAATGATTCTTTCAGAGAATTTATGGAAGGTAATGTATAGCATTTCATGGCCGGCAGTGATTGCAATGGTATTATATGGACTGAATTCAGTATTTGATGCGATATTTGTAGGGAGGTTTGTTGGAGAAACAGCATTAGCAGGAGTTTCCATAGCCTATCCATTGTCTCAAATCACCCTTGGATTAGGTTCTCTAATCGGTGTTGGTGCAGGATCAGCCCTTAGCATCGCCTTAGGAGCAAAGGACAAAGAGACTCAGAAAAAAATATTAGGCAATGTGAATTATCTAGCCATTGTTGTAACAGTGATCTACGTAATCCTTGCATTGTTATTGACAACACCTCTGGTTAAAGTAATGGGGGGTGTAGGGGATGCATTAGAGATAGGCAGAACCTATTTTCAAATCACTGTCATAGGGGCATTATTTTGGATTTATGGTTTAGCAGGAAACATGATTGTTCGTGCCGAGGGAAAAATGAAAACAGCTGCACTGATTATGGCACTAGGGCTTATGGTGAATATTACAGCCAATTATATTTTGATCGTAGTGATGGATATGGGGGTTGCAGGAGCAGCCTGGGGGACAAATCTTGGTATGTTTGTATATACAGCTGCGGGTTTTATCTATTTTGCAAAAGGCAAAGCGTCCTTTGAGGCCCACTCCTTTAAATTTTTTAGAGATAAAAAGATGATAAAAGATATTTTTTCCATGGGGATGCCATCTTTAATTATGAGTGTTATGAGTCTTGTGCAGGCTGTAGTGGTTTTTAATGCTTTATCCAGATATGGCAGCACTTATGATTTAGCTCTTTATGGTGCTATATATAGAATATTTACTTTGTTGCTGACACCAATCTTTGGATTGATGAGGGCATTGCAGCCTGTTATCGGCATTAATTATGGTGCAAAAAATAATCTTCGTGTCATCAGCAGCTTTAAAATATTTGCAATAGCCAGTACCTTGATGATGCTGCCCTTTTGGATCATCACAATGCTTGTACCTGAAGCTGTATTGGGTTTAATGTTTACCAATAAAATATTTGATGCTACTAGTTTACTATACTTTAGGACGTATATGGCGCTTTTGTCTATTTTACCTGTTATATTTATGATGATGACATTTTATCCTGCTATTAATACAAGGAAAACCAGCCGCAATAATAGGTATTGCACGACAATTGATTTTTTATATACCTGTAATGTGATAGAATCTAATTTTTACCTCTAG
- a CDS encoding ABC transporter ATP-binding protein codes for MKKFFYNISSGNPKALVMPCFASFLEGICKIVPAALIFDVINTLYFSFTNPEIPLNIERLWRVCGMLIGWMVVQYLISGFAYSKTFTAAYDASANGRAALAEHLRKLSLGFLGSRDPGDLTTMMLGDYATVETTISHYVPQLVSATAFPIIAFIALLFINWQMAIAMFIALPFSILIVWLSTGLQLRLGKNHVKAKVDSASRLQEYLFGMREIKSHNLSGERFQRLQEAFARLMRESIRLEGMIGPVMVVAIALMRAGLTLMIFTGTFLLVGGQLTLPVFLVFLLLGTRVFEPLTMVFINYAEIRYSVLSAERIMQIRHEKPLSGEKNPPEGNSIEFQDVTFAYDNTDVLKNVSFSIPPKSITALVGPSGSGKSTITRLIARFWNVQEGRVLIDGEDIKEVDPEKLLTRISMVFQDVYLFKDTIRNNISVGKINASQQEIEWAAKQACCHDFIMKLPQGYDTSVGEGGCTLSGGEKQRISIARALLKDAPIVLLDEATASLDPENETQVQQAINALVKNKTVIIIAHRLKTIKGADKIIVLEKGKILEEGTHEALLEKQGLYHHLWRIQQQASGWRVQAL; via the coding sequence ATGAAAAAATTTTTTTATAATATATCCAGCGGCAATCCTAAAGCACTTGTCATGCCTTGCTTTGCCTCTTTTTTAGAGGGGATTTGTAAAATAGTGCCTGCGGCTCTTATTTTTGATGTAATTAACACCCTATATTTCTCCTTTACAAATCCTGAAATACCGCTAAATATTGAAAGATTATGGAGAGTATGCGGCATGTTGATAGGATGGATGGTGGTACAGTATTTGATCTCTGGCTTCGCCTACAGTAAAACATTTACTGCCGCATACGATGCCTCCGCCAATGGCCGAGCTGCCCTTGCAGAACATCTCCGCAAGCTATCCTTGGGTTTTTTGGGCAGTCGGGACCCAGGGGATCTTACCACCATGATGCTGGGAGATTATGCAACTGTGGAAACCACTATTTCTCACTATGTGCCCCAGTTAGTCAGCGCTACAGCCTTTCCCATCATAGCTTTTATTGCATTGCTATTTATCAACTGGCAAATGGCCATTGCTATGTTTATTGCTTTACCCTTCTCTATTTTGATTGTATGGCTTTCAACAGGACTTCAATTGCGGCTTGGCAAAAATCATGTGAAAGCCAAGGTGGACAGTGCCAGCCGATTGCAGGAATACCTGTTTGGTATGCGGGAGATTAAATCTCATAACCTTAGCGGCGAGAGGTTTCAGCGACTTCAGGAAGCTTTTGCACGTTTAATGAGGGAGTCAATCCGGCTGGAGGGCATGATTGGTCCTGTGATGGTGGTGGCAATAGCACTGATGCGGGCAGGCCTTACCCTGATGATTTTTACGGGGACCTTTCTTCTTGTAGGGGGTCAGCTTACTTTGCCTGTATTTCTTGTGTTTTTACTATTGGGCACTCGTGTCTTTGAACCTTTGACGATGGTGTTTATCAACTATGCTGAAATACGTTATTCGGTTTTAAGTGCAGAGCGTATCATGCAGATTCGTCATGAAAAACCTCTGTCTGGAGAAAAAAATCCTCCTGAGGGAAATTCTATTGAATTTCAGGATGTTACCTTTGCTTATGACAACACCGACGTCCTTAAAAATGTATCCTTTTCTATTCCTCCCAAGAGCATTACAGCTTTGGTAGGACCTTCCGGCAGTGGAAAGAGCACAATAACTCGTCTTATTGCAAGATTTTGGAATGTGCAGGAGGGCAGGGTGTTGATTGATGGAGAGGATATCAAAGAGGTTGACCCTGAAAAGCTGCTGACACGGATTTCCATGGTATTTCAGGATGTGTATCTTTTCAAGGATACCATTCGCAATAACATCAGCGTTGGAAAAATCAATGCCTCCCAGCAGGAAATTGAATGGGCGGCAAAGCAGGCCTGCTGCCATGACTTTATCATGAAACTGCCTCAAGGTTATGATACATCTGTGGGAGAAGGGGGATGCACCCTTTCAGGGGGAGAAAAACAGCGGATATCTATTGCCAGGGCACTTTTGAAGGATGCTCCTATTGTACTCCTTGACGAAGCCACTGCATCCCTTGATCCTGAAAATGAAACCCAGGTCCAACAGGCCATTAATGCTTTGGTGAAGAATAAGACTGTGATTATCATTGCTCATCGATTGAAAACCATAAAAGGAGCAGATAAAATCATCGTATTAGAGAAAGGAAAGATCCTAGAGGAAGGAACACATGAAGCGTTATTGGAAAAACAAGGCTTGTACCATCATCTGTGGCGTATTCAGCAGCAAGCCTCAGGCTGGAGGGTGCAGGCATTATAA
- a CDS encoding ABC transporter ATP-binding protein: protein MASHIAAFRILYSLRIRLAEHLAKLPMGYHTRQSSGAIKKTLEMSVEKIEGFIAHQLPDFVGAVALPFIMLFGMFLLEWRMALACAVPIVAAYLLQSIVFFGKEGNLAIKHYHDALEQMNAAGVQYVRGMSAVKVFGLTVDTFLSFHNAINGYRDWAVKYTKFCKRPYIIFMTILASLFSFILPVGILLLSGQPDHQAFALTLMLFLVLAPGLSVPMMKLMYLGGNMRLISEGVERIDEIFAQKPIVEPSILKIPKDYNIEFDNVSFTYDNKDAATRTEALTCVSFITKEKEITALVGPSGSGKSTIANLIPRFWDITSGSIRIGGMDIRDIGTKKLMEIVSFVFQDVHLFYDTIEENIRMGKTNAIHAEVIEAAKAACCHEFIQDLPQGYQTKIGEGGTYLSGGEAQRIAIARAILKNAPILVLDEATAFTDAENETKIQEGLSALIKGKTVIIIAHRLSTIREAQQILVVDGGQIVASGRHDELIQQKGLYHRMWEAHIDAGAWEFSKKINQRR, encoded by the coding sequence ATGGCCTCTCATATTGCTGCTTTTCGCATCCTTTATAGTCTTAGAATCCGTTTAGCAGAGCATTTAGCGAAGCTGCCCATGGGTTATCATACACGCCAGTCTTCAGGAGCTATAAAGAAAACACTGGAGATGAGCGTGGAGAAAATAGAAGGTTTTATTGCCCATCAGCTTCCCGACTTTGTAGGGGCGGTAGCATTACCTTTTATTATGCTATTTGGCATGTTTCTTCTTGAGTGGCGTATGGCTTTAGCCTGCGCTGTGCCAATTGTGGCTGCCTATCTATTGCAATCCATTGTCTTTTTTGGTAAAGAAGGAAACCTTGCTATCAAGCATTATCATGATGCTCTAGAGCAGATGAATGCCGCAGGCGTCCAGTATGTGAGGGGAATGTCTGCCGTCAAGGTGTTTGGTCTTACAGTAGATACTTTCTTGAGTTTTCATAACGCCATCAACGGCTATCGGGATTGGGCAGTAAAATACACTAAGTTCTGCAAACGACCTTACATCATCTTTATGACGATTCTTGCATCGCTTTTTTCCTTCATTCTTCCAGTAGGTATTCTGCTTCTTAGCGGTCAGCCGGATCATCAAGCCTTTGCCTTGACATTAATGCTCTTTCTTGTATTGGCTCCAGGTTTATCTGTTCCAATGATGAAGCTGATGTATTTAGGTGGAAATATGCGTCTTATTTCGGAGGGTGTGGAGCGAATTGACGAGATTTTTGCTCAAAAACCCATCGTCGAACCGTCAATTTTGAAAATTCCTAAGGATTATAATATAGAATTCGACAATGTAAGCTTCACTTATGACAATAAGGATGCTGCAACCCGTACAGAAGCACTGACCTGTGTATCTTTTATTACAAAAGAGAAGGAAATAACCGCTTTAGTGGGACCCTCTGGCAGTGGAAAATCCACCATCGCCAATTTAATCCCTCGATTTTGGGATATCACCTCTGGTAGTATTCGTATCGGAGGTATGGATATACGGGATATAGGTACGAAGAAATTGATGGAGATCGTCTCCTTCGTATTTCAGGATGTGCATCTTTTCTATGATACGATTGAAGAAAATATTCGCATGGGCAAGACAAATGCTATCCATGCTGAGGTCATTGAAGCAGCAAAGGCAGCCTGCTGCCACGAATTTATCCAAGATTTACCCCAAGGCTATCAAACCAAAATCGGTGAAGGAGGCACTTATCTTTCGGGTGGAGAAGCACAGAGGATTGCAATTGCCAGAGCAATTTTAAAAAATGCTCCCATCTTAGTACTGGACGAAGCCACTGCCTTTACCGATGCGGAAAACGAAACAAAAATACAAGAGGGATTAAGTGCCCTCATCAAAGGAAAAACAGTCATCATCATCGCCCATAGATTATCTACAATCCGTGAGGCCCAACAAATTCTTGTGGTGGATGGTGGGCAGATTGTAGCTTCCGGCAGACATGATGAATTAATCCAACAAAAAGGACTCTACCACCGTATGTGGGAGGCCCATATAGATGCAGGAGCATGGGAATTTTCTAAAAAAATAAATCAAAGGCGGTGA
- a CDS encoding helix-turn-helix transcriptional regulator, with the protein MIENVSEKHKVFNPKNKNCPVCAMLNSIYTTDSFQKEMQMPEEMGKGYYRRIIVKPSMEIKISDITFYKGITMGERQGDPAYYLAFCLGEALQWRVEEDKKEYELKCGESYIFNGNQGNSICSYNPGQRFCGLGIQLEAEMITSLVHHMGKEHPEESYRNHSFYKRKFSPNIKLILNEMIHCPYRDQVKRIYLEGKILELIAVYMNESIFENGDLYPSPSLSSSDIKSLYQARRILDESITAPPTIGKLARLVYLNEYKLKTGFKELFGMPVHAYVIDKRLERARFLMENKKLSVTDTALSVGYSDASHFAEKFRKKYGMNPSQYSKSL; encoded by the coding sequence ATGATAGAAAATGTATCTGAAAAACATAAAGTCTTTAATCCAAAAAACAAAAACTGTCCTGTATGTGCCATGCTGAACAGCATCTACACAACTGATTCCTTTCAAAAAGAAATGCAAATGCCTGAAGAAATGGGAAAGGGCTATTATCGTAGAATTATTGTCAAACCTTCAATGGAAATAAAAATATCCGATATAACTTTTTACAAAGGTATTACCATGGGAGAAAGACAAGGTGATCCTGCTTATTATCTTGCATTTTGTTTAGGGGAAGCCCTTCAGTGGAGAGTAGAAGAGGATAAAAAAGAGTATGAGCTAAAGTGTGGGGAAAGCTATATTTTCAATGGAAATCAGGGAAACAGTATATGCAGCTATAATCCAGGACAGCGGTTTTGCGGCCTTGGTATACAGTTGGAGGCTGAAATGATAACAAGTCTTGTTCATCATATGGGAAAAGAGCACCCTGAAGAATCCTATAGAAACCATTCTTTTTATAAGAGAAAATTTTCACCTAACATTAAGCTGATCCTAAATGAGATGATTCATTGTCCTTATCGAGATCAGGTAAAAAGAATATATCTTGAAGGGAAAATATTAGAACTGATTGCTGTTTATATGAATGAATCTATCTTTGAAAACGGGGATCTGTATCCTTCACCCAGCCTTTCTTCATCTGATATAAAGTCACTTTATCAAGCCAGAAGGATTCTTGATGAAAGCATCACAGCACCACCAACCATAGGAAAGCTGGCAAGATTGGTATATCTTAATGAATATAAGCTTAAAACCGGATTTAAGGAATTGTTTGGTATGCCTGTTCATGCCTATGTTATTGACAAAAGATTGGAGCGGGCACGTTTTTTAATGGAGAATAAAAAGTTGAGTGTTACGGATACAGCTCTTTCAGTGGGTTATAGTGATGCCAGCCATTTTGCAGAAAAATTTAGAAAAAAATATGGTATGAACCCATCGCAATACAGTAAAAGTTTATAA
- the queD gene encoding 6-carboxytetrahydropterin synthase QueD, which yields MYKKRIDVTKIFTFDSAHHLENYDGDCKYLHGHTYKLEITVRGKTDACGMVIDFSELKTIVKKEIIKPLDHRYLNEVLDFNPTCENMLVWIFNKLEDLLKKERYWLQKVVLWETPTSFATLEKEQYDVEG from the coding sequence ATGTATAAAAAACGAATTGATGTAACCAAAATTTTTACTTTTGACAGTGCCCACCATTTAGAAAATTATGATGGTGATTGCAAATACTTGCATGGTCATACCTATAAACTGGAGATTACAGTTCGGGGAAAAACCGATGCGTGTGGAATGGTGATAGATTTTAGTGAATTAAAAACAATTGTGAAAAAAGAAATCATTAAACCTCTGGACCACCGTTATTTAAATGAAGTTTTAGACTTCAATCCCACCTGCGAAAACATGTTGGTATGGATCTTTAATAAATTAGAAGATTTACTAAAAAAGGAGCGGTATTGGCTGCAAAAAGTAGTTTTATGGGAAACACCAACAAGTTTCGCCACTTTAGAAAAGGAGCAATACGATGTTGAAGGTTAG
- a CDS encoding acyl-CoA dehydratase activase encodes MRILGIDIGSRSVKMVVFEDKKILRNKIISTMKFYRDHCLTVDGKVVIDLVSVGFHQIDKIISTGYGRNNIQVAEALIINELKAHVYGSIYQTGLKDFTLLDIGGQDFKVIKVENGIMVDMILNDKCAASSGRYLENMATLIEISLEELKRHYGNPVHLNTTCAVFGESELIGQIALGHGIPELAAGINYSLYQRIKPQIKKLRNKILVLTGGVAQNDAMIHYLKKDFGEVILPQYPQLNGAIGCGYLGMIKERKERHV; translated from the coding sequence ATGAGGATACTAGGCATAGATATAGGAAGTCGTTCAGTGAAAATGGTAGTTTTTGAGGATAAAAAAATATTACGAAACAAGATCATCAGTACAATGAAATTTTATAGAGATCATTGCTTGACTGTAGATGGAAAAGTGGTGATTGACCTTGTCTCCGTAGGTTTTCATCAGATAGATAAAATCATCAGTACCGGTTATGGTAGAAACAATATTCAGGTGGCAGAGGCTTTGATCATTAATGAATTAAAGGCCCATGTGTATGGCAGTATCTATCAGACGGGTTTGAAGGATTTTACCCTATTAGATATTGGTGGGCAGGACTTTAAAGTCATAAAAGTAGAAAATGGTATCATGGTGGATATGATTTTAAACGATAAGTGTGCTGCCTCTAGTGGAAGATATTTGGAAAACATGGCAACCCTCATTGAAATATCTTTAGAAGAGTTGAAAAGGCATTATGGAAATCCAGTGCATTTAAATACCACCTGTGCTGTTTTTGGAGAGTCAGAATTGATTGGGCAGATTGCCCTGGGTCATGGTATACCAGAGCTTGCAGCAGGGATTAATTACTCCCTCTATCAGAGAATAAAACCTCAGATTAAAAAACTAAGGAACAAAATCCTTGTGTTAACCGGTGGTGTAGCACAGAATGATGCCATGATACATTATTTGAAGAAGGATTTTGGTGAAGTTATTCTTCCCCAGTACCCCCAGCTAAATGGAGCAATAGGGTGTGGCTATTTAGGCATGATAAAAGAAAGGAAGGAAAGGCATGTATAA
- a CDS encoding 2-hydroxyacyl-CoA dehydratase family protein: MKRVGLTTTVPVEILLAAGVMPVDLNNIFVTSGKALNLIEAAEIDGFPRNICAWIKGLYAAAIAEGIDTIIGVTEGDCSNTKSLIEVWQSKGIDVISFGFPQKRQYEEILQAINGLMMHFQVNIEAAEEIKRELYPIRQRVKYLDELTWKYNKATGFENHLWQVSCSDFNSDPQQFSIDLEKVIRSIEKRRSFGDKEVRLGYIGVPPIIDDLYTLIENNQGRVVYNEVQKAFTMAENDVDVDIYQMYLNFTYPYDLQTRLKDIRAAIIERKLDGIIHYTQSFCHRGIEDIVIKKELNLPILTIEGDMPGKADARTKLRIESFLDMLKDLKE; the protein is encoded by the coding sequence ATGAAAAGGGTAGGATTAACAACGACAGTACCGGTAGAAATACTATTAGCAGCAGGGGTAATGCCTGTGGACTTAAATAATATTTTTGTTACCAGTGGTAAGGCATTGAACCTAATAGAAGCCGCAGAAATAGATGGTTTTCCAAGAAATATTTGTGCATGGATCAAGGGGCTGTATGCCGCTGCTATAGCTGAAGGGATTGATACCATCATCGGTGTGACAGAAGGGGATTGTTCTAATACAAAATCCCTTATTGAAGTATGGCAGTCAAAAGGCATTGATGTAATTTCTTTTGGTTTTCCACAAAAACGTCAATATGAGGAAATACTACAGGCAATCAATGGTTTAATGATGCATTTTCAGGTTAACATAGAAGCAGCAGAGGAAATCAAAAGAGAGCTATATCCCATACGTCAACGAGTAAAATATTTAGATGAATTGACTTGGAAATATAATAAAGCAACAGGTTTTGAAAATCATTTATGGCAGGTTTCCTGTAGTGATTTTAATAGTGATCCACAGCAGTTTTCAATAGATCTCGAGAAGGTGATTAGAAGCATAGAAAAAAGAAGATCCTTCGGTGACAAAGAGGTTAGACTAGGTTATATTGGTGTGCCGCCAATTATTGATGATCTCTATACACTGATAGAAAACAATCAAGGAAGAGTTGTTTATAATGAAGTTCAAAAAGCCTTTACTATGGCGGAGAATGATGTAGATGTGGATATCTATCAAATGTATTTAAACTTTACCTATCCTTATGATTTGCAAACCCGCTTAAAGGATATCAGGGCAGCGATCATAGAAAGAAAACTGGATGGAATTATCCACTATACCCAAAGCTTTTGTCATCGTGGCATTGAAGATATTGTCATAAAAAAAGAGCTCAATCTTCCTATATTAACCATAGAAGGAGATATGCCAGGAAAAGCAGATGCCCGCACAAAATTAAGGATAGAGTCCTTTTTGGATATGTTAAAGGACTTAAAGGAGTGA
- a CDS encoding class I SAM-dependent methyltransferase: protein MSEIAKRLKECRKPTGVPGKLVVEDMNEKHFELTGWGLQKVSIEENSMILDIGCGGGRTVNRLASMTTKGKVFGIDYSMDCVNWSKEYNQELLHQGQVEILHASVEEMPFEEDKFDFIFAVETIYFWPNLLENLKEVRRVLKPSGKFIIINEMYASEKFKERNEAFAATGNIKIHTPEELKELLEKAGYHSIAIDLVEEKNWLCCVGEK from the coding sequence ATGAGTGAAATCGCCAAAAGATTAAAAGAATGCAGAAAACCTACAGGAGTACCTGGAAAACTTGTTGTAGAGGACATGAATGAAAAACACTTTGAGCTAACTGGTTGGGGTCTTCAAAAGGTAAGTATTGAAGAAAATAGTATGATTTTAGATATAGGATGCGGTGGGGGAAGAACGGTAAATCGATTGGCTTCTATGACAACAAAAGGCAAAGTTTTTGGTATTGACTATTCAATGGATTGCGTAAATTGGTCAAAAGAATACAATCAAGAGCTTCTTCACCAAGGTCAAGTAGAGATTCTACATGCTAGTGTAGAAGAAATGCCCTTCGAAGAGGATAAATTTGATTTTATTTTTGCAGTGGAGACCATCTATTTTTGGCCTAATCTTTTAGAAAATTTGAAAGAAGTGCGAAGAGTCTTAAAGCCATCAGGCAAATTCATCATTATCAACGAAATGTATGCCAGCGAGAAATTCAAAGAAAGAAATGAAGCATTTGCTGCAACAGGAAATATAAAAATACATACACCTGAAGAATTGAAGGAGTTATTAGAAAAAGCAGGTTATCATAGCATAGCCATAGATTTGGTGGAGGAAAAAAATTGGTTGTGCTGTGTGGGGGAAAAATAA